The Athene noctua chromosome 3, bAthNoc1.hap1.1, whole genome shotgun sequence genome includes a region encoding these proteins:
- the NTS gene encoding neurotensin/neuromedin N: MRAQLVCAVLLALASCSLCSDSEEEMKALEADLLTNMYTSKINRAKLPYWKMTLLNVCNLVNNINNQVEETVEVDEEDLISGRQFPAALDGFSLEAMLTVYQLQKVCHSRAFQHWELLQQDAFELENSSQDKEIMKRKNPYILKRQLHVNKARRPYILKRSSYY, encoded by the exons ATGAGAGCCCAGCTGGTGTGCGCGGTGCTGCTGGCCTTGGcctcctgcagcctctgctcAG ACtcagaagaggaaatgaaagcaTTAGAAGCAGATTTATTGACCAATATGTACACATCAAAg ATTAATAGAGCAAAACTTCCTTACTGGAAAATGACCCTGCTAAATGTCTGCAATCTTGTCAACAACATAAACAACCAAGTGGAGGAAACAGTAGAGGTAGATGAAGAGGATCTCATTTCAGGAAGACAGTTTCCTGCTGCTCTGGATGGCTTCAGCTTGGAAGCAATGCTGACAGTATATCAACTCCAAAAAGTTTGCCACAGCAGAGCCTTTCAGCATTGGGAG TTACTTCAGCAAGATGCTTTTGAGCTAGAGAACTCAAGCCAAGATaaggaaataatgaaaagaaaaaacccttatATTCTGAAACGGCAGCTACATGTGAACAAAGCTAGAAGACCATACATACTTAAGAGAAGTTCATATTACTGA